The following is a genomic window from Syntrophaceae bacterium.
GGGGATCGAGATCCTGAAGAACACGCCCGGCATCGAGGTGGACGTGCAGACGAGCCTCACGCCGGACGAGCTCAAGGGCATCATCAAGGACTACGACGGCCTCGCGATCCGCAGCGCCACGAAGGTCACCAAGGAGATCATCGAGAAGGCCGACAGGCTGAAGGTCGTGGGCCGGGCCGGCATCGGGGTGGACAACGTCGACGTCAACGCGGCCAGCAAGCGCGGCATCGTCGTCATGAACACCCCCGGCGGCAACACGATCACCACGGGCGAGCACACGATCGCCATGATGTTCGCCCTGGCGCGGCAGATCCCGCAGGCCACGGCCTCCATGAAGAGCGGCAAGTGGGAAAAGAACAAGTTCATGGGCAACGAGGTCTACAACAAGACCCTCGGCATCATCGGCATCGGCCGGGTGGGCACCATCGTCGCGGACCGCGCCCAGGGCCTCAAGATGAACGTCATCGCCTACGACCCCTTCCTGGCCCCCGAGACGGCCGAGAAGATGGGCGTCACGCTGGTCTCCCTGGACGAGCTGCTGAGGCGCTCGCACTTCATCTCCGTCCACACGCCGCTCACGAAGGACACGAAGAACCTGATCAACGCCGCGGCCATCGCGAAGATGCGCGACGGCGTCTTCATCGTCAACTGCGCCCGCGGCGGCATCGTCAACGAGAAGGACCTGCTCGACGCACTCAACTCGGGCAAGGTGGCCGGCGCGGCCCTCGACGTCTTCGAGGAGGAGCCCACGAAGAACCGGGAGCTGGTCAACCACCCCAACGTCATCTGCACGCCCCACCTCGGGGCGGCCACCGACGAGGCCCAGCGCAACGTGGCGATCGCCATCGCCGAGCAGATCGCCGACTTCCTGACGAAGGGCGAGATCCGCAACGCGATCAACTTCCCGTCGGTGAGCGCAGAGCTGCTCACCCACATCCAGCCCTACCTGACGCTCGCCGAGAAACTGGGCACCTTCGAGGCCCAGATCGTCAAGGGGGGCATCGAGGAGGTGTCCGTCGAGTACGCCGGCGACATCGTCAACTACAACGTGGCGCCGCTGACGATCGCGCTGCTCAAGGGGCTGCTCACGCCGATCCTGAACGCCAACATCAACTACATCAACGCCCCCTTCATCGCCAAGGAGCGCAACATCAAGGTCGTCGAGTCCAAGTCCAGCGAGGTGAAGGACTTCACGAGCATGATCTCCGTCACGATCAAGACGACGGAGGAGAAGAGCTTCGCCGCCGGGGCCATCTTCGGCAAGCAGGACCCCCGGATCGTGCGGATCGAGAAGTTCTCCATGGAGGTGATCCCCGAGGGCCACATGATCGTGCTCTACAACAACGACAAGCCCGGCGTCATCGGCAACATCGGCACCACCCTCGGCAACAACGGGATCAACATCGCCCGTTTCCAGCTGAGCCGGGAGCACGTGGACGGCAAGGCCCTCGTCGTGCTCACCACGGACACCGTGGTGCCGCCCGACATCCTGAAGAAGCTGCGGGAACTCCCCAACGTACTCTCCCTGACCCAGCTGGAGATGTGATCCGGCACGGAGGCGGCCCATGTCAAGCGTGATCGTCGTAGGGACCCAGTGGGGCGATGAAGGAAAGGGCAAGATCGTCGACCTCTACGCGGAAGACGCCGACGCCGTCGTGCGCTTCCAGGGCGGCAACAATGCGGGTCACACGATCGTGGTCAAGGGCAAGCAGACCATCCTGCACCTGATCCCCTCGGGGATCCTGCACGATCACAAGCTGTGCATCCTGGGCAACGGCATGGTGATCGACCCGAAGGTGCTGATCGAGGAGATTCAGTACCTGAAGAGGGAGAACGCCTTCCCGCCCAACACGAGGCTCGTGATCAGCGACCGGGCGCAGGTGATCATGCCCTACCACCGCCGCATCGACGCGGCGCGCGAGGCCGCCAAGGGCGCGGGCAGGATCGGGACGACCCAGCGAGGCATCGGGCCGGCCTACGAGGACAAGGTGGCCCGCACCGGCATCCGCATCTGCGACTTGCTCAACCGCGAGGTCTTCGCCGAGAAGCTCCGGCACAGCATCGAGGAGAAGAACTTCCTGCTCGCCAAGCTCTACGGCGAGCCGCCCCTGGACGAGGGGCCGATCCTGGACGAGTATGCGGGCTACGCCGAGATCCTGCGGCCCCACGTGGCGGACATCTCGCTTCTGCTCGACGAGGCGATCCGGCAGAAGAAGAAGATCCTCTTCGAGGGGGCCCAGGGCTGCCACCTCGACGTGGACTGCGGCACGTACCCCTTCGTTACGTCGTCGAACACCGTGGCCGGCAACGCCTGCTGCGGGGCCTCGGTGGGACCGACGAAGATCGACGCGGTCATCGGCATCGTCAAGGCCTACACGACCCGCGTGGGCGGCGGCCCCTTCGTCACGGAGCTCACCGACGAGATCGGCGAGCGGATCCAGCGGGTCGGGCAGGAGTTCGGCGCCACGACGGGGCGCAAGCGCCGCTGCGGCTGGCTCGACATGGTGCTGGTGCGCCAGTCCGCCCGGGTCTCGGGCCTCACGGGCCTGGCGATCACGAAGCTCGACGTGCTCACGGGCATCGACAAGCTCAGGATCTGCGTGGGCTACCGCACGGACGGCGGCGAGGAGTTCACCAAGTCCGTCCCTGCGGACCTGAGCGTCTTCGGCCG
Proteins encoded in this region:
- a CDS encoding phosphoglycerate dehydrogenase, whose amino-acid sequence is MNVKRVLISDTLSPEGIEILKNTPGIEVDVQTSLTPDELKGIIKDYDGLAIRSATKVTKEIIEKADRLKVVGRAGIGVDNVDVNAASKRGIVVMNTPGGNTITTGEHTIAMMFALARQIPQATASMKSGKWEKNKFMGNEVYNKTLGIIGIGRVGTIVADRAQGLKMNVIAYDPFLAPETAEKMGVTLVSLDELLRRSHFISVHTPLTKDTKNLINAAAIAKMRDGVFIVNCARGGIVNEKDLLDALNSGKVAGAALDVFEEEPTKNRELVNHPNVICTPHLGAATDEAQRNVAIAIAEQIADFLTKGEIRNAINFPSVSAELLTHIQPYLTLAEKLGTFEAQIVKGGIEEVSVEYAGDIVNYNVAPLTIALLKGLLTPILNANINYINAPFIAKERNIKVVESKSSEVKDFTSMISVTIKTTEEKSFAAGAIFGKQDPRIVRIEKFSMEVIPEGHMIVLYNNDKPGVIGNIGTTLGNNGINIARFQLSREHVDGKALVVLTTDTVVPPDILKKLRELPNVLSLTQLEM
- a CDS encoding adenylosuccinate synthase; this translates as MSSVIVVGTQWGDEGKGKIVDLYAEDADAVVRFQGGNNAGHTIVVKGKQTILHLIPSGILHDHKLCILGNGMVIDPKVLIEEIQYLKRENAFPPNTRLVISDRAQVIMPYHRRIDAAREAAKGAGRIGTTQRGIGPAYEDKVARTGIRICDLLNREVFAEKLRHSIEEKNFLLAKLYGEPPLDEGPILDEYAGYAEILRPHVADISLLLDEAIRQKKKILFEGAQGCHLDVDCGTYPFVTSSNTVAGNACCGASVGPTKIDAVIGIVKAYTTRVGGGPFVTELTDEIGERIQRVGQEFGATTGRKRRCGWLDMVLVRQSARVSGLTGLAITKLDVLTGIDKLRICVGYRTDGGEEFTKSVPADLSVFGRCRPVYMELDGWTDDIRGAKRLEDLPRNTRRYLDTLENLAGVEVVLVSVGADRNETIVTENPFRR